In the Ipomoea triloba cultivar NCNSP0323 chromosome 6, ASM357664v1 genome, one interval contains:
- the LOC116021763 gene encoding 40S ribosomal protein S11, with the protein MAEQTEKAFLKQPGVFLSSKKTGKGKRPGKGGNRYWKSIGLGFKTPREAIEGTYIDKKCPFTGTVSIRGRILAGTCHSAKMNRTIIVRRNYLHFVKKYQRYEKRHSNIAAHVSPCFRVKEGDHVIIGQCRPLSKTVRFNVLKVIPAGSAGGGKKAFTGI; encoded by the exons ATGGCGGAGCAG ACTGAGAAGGCTTTCTTGAAGCAGCCGGGAGTTTTTCTCAG CTCGAAGAAAACGGGGAAGGGTAAGAGGCCCGGTAAGGGAGGTAATCGATACTGGAAGAGCATTGGACTAGGGTTTAAGACACCTCGCGAGGCTATTGAAG GGACATATATTGATAAAAAATGCCCCTTCACTGGTACTGTTTCTATCAGAGGTCGTATCCTTGCTGGGACATGCCATAGTGCTAAAATGAATAGAACGATCATTGTTCGTAGGAACTACCTTCACTTTGTGAAGAAGTACCAGAG GTATGAAAAAAGACACTCAAACATTGCTGCTCACGTATCACCTTGCTTCCGTGTGAAAGAGGGAGATCACGTTATCATTGGCCAATGCAG GCCGCTGTCCAAAACCGTGAGGTTCAACGTTTTGAAGGTGATTCCTGCTGGCTCTGCTGGTGGCGGAAAGAAGGCGTTTACTGGGATATGA